One genomic window of Ficedula albicollis isolate OC2 unplaced genomic scaffold, FicAlb1.5 N00263, whole genome shotgun sequence includes the following:
- the GRXCR2 gene encoding glutaredoxin domain-containing cysteine-rich protein 2: MQEEPRGMQEPPGMQEKPRKVRFRVSSAGSGRLLKQVYEDGQQLEPPARERCRRLLRHSFEPAEPLGQPGSGPQSRCCWPTALTAPRISILREGASHGLGGTEPRGGECQPGAGHCGTSPVVDFGKIIIYTNNLKIIRAPMDQKELMRRIIQTEGINDWTFVYRDKKEQFSAGHVTDVQNKVTCNQHMQEAGAAEGCWQCRGSGCAPCSLCHGSKFSMLADRFRESYRALRCPACDQSGRQRCRLCQLCTA, from the exons atgcaggaggagcCCCGGGGGATGCAGGAGCCCCCGGGGATGCAGGAGAAGCCCCGCAAGGTGCGGTTCCGCGTCTCCTCGGCCGGCAGCGGCCGCCTGCTGAAGCAGGTCTATGAGGAcgggcagcagctggagcccccGGCCCGGGAGCGCTGCAGGCGCCTCCTGCGCCACAGCTTCGAGCCGGCAGAGCCCCTGGGCCAGCCCGGGAGCGGGCCACAGAGCCGCTGCTGCTGGCCCACGGCCCTGACCGCGCCCAGGATCAGCATCCTGCGAGAGGGAGCGAGCCACGGGCTGGGGGGCACCGAGCCCCGGGGCGGGGAGTGCCAGCCCGGGGCCGGACACTGCGGG ACTTCCCCCGTTGTAGATTTTGGCAAGATCATCATCTACACCAATAACCTGAAAATCATCCGTGCCCCCATGGACCAGAAGGAGCTCATGAGAAGAATCATCCAGACTGAGGGGATAAATGACTGGACGTTCGTGTACCGGGACAAGAAGGAGCAGTTCAGTGCTGGACATGTAACAGATGTGCAGAATAAGGTCACTTGCAACCAGCACATGCAG gAGGCCGGTGCTGCAgagggctgctggcagtgccgGGGCTCGGGCTGTGCCCCGTGCTCGCTGTGCCATGGAAGCAAGTTCTCCATGCTGGCCGACAGGTTCCGGGAGTCCTACCGAGCGCTGCGCTGCCCGGCGTGCGACCAGAGCGGGCGGCAGCGCTGCcggctgtgccagctgtgcacGGCCTGA